One Streptomyces coeruleorubidus DNA segment encodes these proteins:
- a CDS encoding SDR family NAD(P)-dependent oxidoreductase: MTLTGSGSAYDPPAGAAPRRPAAPSPVALHGPPRRLDRRVALVTGASSGIGAATARRFAMDGWQLLLSGRDRHRLEQTASGTSAVVLPANLAAPDGPRLLAQSALHTTGRVDVLVAGAGIGWAGPFAAMPHTDIDRVLTLDLNATLHLVREVLPSMIAAGRGRVVLIGSIAGCVGVREEAVYSAAKAALAAFAEALRQELRGTGVGVTLVVAGPVDTAFFARRGRPYDRSHPRKISPGCVAGAVWKAVREDRDQVYVPAWLALPDRFRALAPRVFRRLLNRFG; the protein is encoded by the coding sequence ATGACACTCACCGGCTCCGGCTCGGCCTACGACCCACCGGCGGGCGCCGCCCCACGCCGTCCCGCGGCCCCTTCCCCGGTGGCCCTGCACGGGCCGCCGCGGCGGTTGGACCGGCGCGTGGCCCTCGTCACCGGGGCCTCCTCGGGCATCGGGGCGGCCACGGCACGGCGATTCGCCATGGACGGCTGGCAGTTGCTGCTCTCCGGGCGCGACCGGCACCGCCTGGAGCAGACGGCGTCCGGCACATCGGCCGTGGTGCTGCCCGCCAACCTTGCCGCCCCGGACGGCCCGCGCCTGCTGGCCCAGTCCGCGCTGCACACGACCGGCCGGGTCGACGTCCTGGTCGCCGGGGCGGGCATCGGCTGGGCGGGCCCGTTCGCCGCCATGCCGCACACCGACATCGACCGGGTGCTGACCCTCGACCTCAACGCCACGCTCCACCTCGTGCGCGAGGTGCTGCCCTCCATGATCGCGGCCGGGCGGGGCCGGGTGGTGCTGATCGGATCGATCGCGGGCTGCGTGGGGGTACGGGAGGAAGCGGTGTACTCCGCCGCCAAGGCCGCCCTGGCCGCCTTCGCCGAGGCGCTGCGCCAGGAACTGCGCGGCACGGGCGTGGGCGTGACCCTCGTGGTGGCGGGCCCCGTCGACACGGCCTTCTTCGCCCGCCGCGGCAGGCCCTACGACCGCTCCCACCCCCGGAAGATCTCGCCCGGCTGCGTCGCCGGCGCCGTCTGGAAGGCCGTACGCGAGGACCGCGACCAGGTCTACGTCCCCGCCTGGCTGGCCCTCCCGGACCGCTTCCGCGCCCTGGCACCGAGGGTGTTCAGACGCCTGCTGAACCGCTTCGGCTGA
- a CDS encoding polysaccharide lyase 8 family protein — protein MTPQRRVFSRRTAKASAPRPSRRALLLAAAALAATGGATPRPRGADPYETLRRRWLGIALGTGYDPAAQPYASRLAETGELARGLHSAMAPAADSLWPGHPFDPPAGITMSYGRLWTMTQAYVQQGTGSTADPDLLAGILRGLDHLSATVYNPSTTRYGNWWEWQIGSPRLLTDITAALYDQLGGARVQAACAAVDHFVPDSALGDYSGTSTGANRVDLCRSVALRGILGRDPARIALARDALSPVFPYVTRGDGLYADGSFVQHTWVAYSGTYGQVMLDGLGRLFALLAGSDWAVTDPDRQIVLDSVEHAYAPLIHDGLVMDSVNGRAISRGHRTADDRKVMRGDHFHGGQLIAAIALLAAGASPAERDRWHARIKGWIERDTVTPILTARQFGVADLARLHAIAASPVPAAPEPTGHRLFAAMDRAVHRRPGFTVNIAMASNRIAHYECGNGENPRGWHTGAGMVYWWAGASDQYTDWFWPTVDWYRLPGTTVSTKRLADREGGEWGTARPDARWVGGTTDGEYAALGQHLKGLGSTLQARKSWFCVADAVICLGAGITCADGVPVETIVDNRNLGASGTQTFVQGPGWAHLEDHGGWVLLDGEPKVLREDRTGAWSDINTGSTPQRRTRRWQTLWLDHGTDPRDATYAYVLMPGASRRTVARRAADRHWMAVLANDTGRQAVSVPSLGLTAANFWQAGTAGPLTASAGASVLTVRRGRTATLWLSEPPRTGEPLEITWNRPVRRVGHADETVEVLSTGRRLRLRVTPGKACATHVCEMTLG, from the coding sequence ATGACTCCCCAGCGTCGCGTCTTCTCCCGCCGCACGGCCAAGGCGTCCGCCCCCCGCCCCAGCCGCCGTGCCCTCCTGCTCGCCGCCGCGGCCCTGGCGGCGACCGGCGGCGCGACGCCCAGGCCCCGCGGCGCCGACCCGTACGAGACCCTCCGCCGGCGCTGGCTCGGCATCGCCCTCGGCACCGGCTACGACCCGGCCGCGCAGCCGTACGCCTCCCGCCTCGCGGAGACCGGCGAACTCGCCCGCGGCCTGCACTCCGCCATGGCCCCGGCGGCGGACTCCCTCTGGCCCGGTCACCCCTTCGACCCGCCGGCCGGCATCACCATGAGCTACGGCCGCCTGTGGACCATGACCCAGGCCTACGTCCAGCAGGGCACCGGCTCGACCGCCGACCCGGACCTCCTCGCCGGCATCCTGCGCGGCCTCGACCACCTCTCCGCCACCGTCTACAACCCCTCCACCACCCGCTACGGCAACTGGTGGGAATGGCAGATCGGCAGCCCGCGCCTGCTCACCGACATCACGGCCGCCCTGTACGACCAGCTGGGCGGCGCCCGCGTCCAGGCCGCCTGCGCCGCCGTCGACCACTTCGTCCCCGACTCGGCCCTCGGCGACTACTCCGGCACGTCCACCGGCGCCAACCGCGTCGACCTGTGCCGCTCCGTCGCCCTGCGCGGCATCCTCGGCCGCGACCCGGCCAGGATCGCCCTCGCCCGCGACGCGCTCTCCCCGGTCTTCCCGTACGTCACCCGGGGCGACGGCCTCTACGCCGACGGCTCCTTCGTCCAGCACACCTGGGTCGCCTACTCCGGCACGTACGGCCAGGTCATGCTCGACGGCCTCGGCCGCCTCTTCGCCCTGCTCGCCGGATCCGACTGGGCGGTCACCGACCCCGACCGGCAGATCGTCCTCGACAGCGTCGAGCACGCCTACGCACCGCTCATCCACGACGGCCTGGTCATGGACAGCGTCAACGGCCGGGCCATCAGCCGCGGTCACCGCACCGCCGACGACCGCAAGGTCATGCGCGGCGATCACTTCCACGGCGGGCAGCTCATCGCGGCGATCGCGCTCCTCGCGGCCGGCGCGAGCCCGGCGGAACGCGACCGCTGGCACGCCCGGATCAAGGGCTGGATCGAACGGGACACGGTCACCCCGATCCTGACGGCACGCCAGTTCGGCGTCGCCGACCTGGCCCGCCTGCACGCGATCGCCGCCTCGCCCGTCCCGGCCGCACCCGAGCCCACCGGTCACCGCCTCTTCGCCGCCATGGACCGCGCCGTCCACCGCCGTCCCGGCTTCACCGTGAACATCGCCATGGCCAGCAACCGCATCGCCCACTACGAGTGCGGCAACGGCGAGAACCCACGCGGCTGGCACACGGGCGCCGGGATGGTCTATTGGTGGGCCGGCGCGAGCGACCAGTACACGGACTGGTTCTGGCCGACCGTCGACTGGTACCGCCTGCCCGGCACCACCGTCTCCACCAAGCGCCTCGCCGACCGGGAAGGCGGTGAGTGGGGCACGGCCCGCCCGGACGCGCGCTGGGTCGGCGGCACCACCGACGGCGAGTACGCGGCGCTCGGCCAGCACCTCAAGGGCCTCGGCTCCACCCTCCAGGCCCGCAAGTCCTGGTTCTGCGTCGCGGACGCGGTGATCTGCCTGGGCGCCGGGATCACCTGCGCCGACGGCGTCCCGGTGGAGACGATCGTCGACAACCGCAACCTCGGCGCGTCCGGCACCCAGACCTTCGTACAGGGCCCGGGCTGGGCCCACCTGGAGGACCACGGCGGCTGGGTCCTGCTCGACGGCGAGCCGAAGGTGCTGCGCGAGGACCGCACCGGCGCCTGGTCCGACATCAACACCGGCAGCACACCTCAGCGGCGCACCCGCCGCTGGCAGACCCTCTGGCTGGACCACGGAACCGACCCGCGGGACGCCACTTACGCCTACGTCCTCATGCCCGGAGCGTCTCGCCGCACGGTCGCGCGCCGCGCCGCCGACCGCCATTGGATGGCGGTCCTCGCCAACGACACCGGCCGCCAGGCGGTCAGCGTGCCCTCCCTCGGCCTCACGGCCGCCAACTTCTGGCAGGCCGGCACGGCGGGCCCGCTCACCGCCTCCGCCGGAGCGAGCGTGCTGACCGTCCGCCGAGGCCGTACCGCCACCCTCTGGCTGAGCGAACCGCCCCGCACGGGTGAACCACTGGAGATCACTTGGAACCGCCCGGTGCGCCGGGTCGGCCACGCGGACGAGACGGTCGAAGTACTCTCCACAGGCCGCCGTCTGCGCCTGCGCGTCACCCCGGGGAAGGCATGCGCCACACACGTCTGTGAGATGACTCTCGGCTGA
- a CDS encoding acyl-CoA carboxylase subunit beta gives MTVLDEAPGEPTDARGRVAELHEIRAQAVAGPSEKATKAQHAKGKLTARERIELLLDPDSFREVEQLRRHRATGFGLEAKKPYTDGVITGWGTVEGRTVFVYAHDFRIFGGALGEAHATKIHKIMDMAIAAGAPLVSLNDGAGARIQEGVSALAGYGGIFQRNTKASGVIPQISVMLGPCAGGAAYSPALTDFVFMVRDTSQMFITGPDVVKAVTGEEITQNGLGGADVHAETSGVCHFAYDDEETCIAEVRYLLSLLPQNNRENPPRSESTDPADRRSDVLLDLVPADGNRPYDMAKVIEEIVDDGDYLEVHERWARNIICALGRMDGQVVGIIANQPQVLAGVLDIEASEKAARFVQMCDAFNIPIVTLLDVPGFLPGVDQEHGGIIRHGAKLLYAYCNATVPRISLILRKAYGGAYIVMDSQSIGADLTYAWPTNEIAVMGAEGAANVIFRRQIADAEDPEAMRARMVKEYKSELMHPYYAAERGLVDDVIDPAETREVLIKSLAMLQTKHADLPSRKHGNPPQ, from the coding sequence ATGACCGTTTTGGATGAGGCGCCGGGTGAGCCGACCGACGCGCGCGGACGCGTGGCCGAACTGCACGAGATCCGTGCGCAGGCGGTGGCCGGACCGAGCGAGAAGGCGACCAAGGCGCAGCACGCCAAGGGCAAGCTGACCGCGCGGGAGCGCATCGAACTTCTCCTCGACCCGGATTCCTTCCGCGAGGTCGAGCAGCTGCGCCGGCACCGGGCCACGGGTTTCGGCCTGGAGGCCAAGAAGCCGTACACCGACGGTGTGATCACCGGCTGGGGCACGGTGGAGGGCCGGACGGTCTTCGTCTACGCCCATGACTTCCGCATCTTCGGCGGCGCCCTGGGCGAGGCCCACGCCACGAAGATCCACAAGATCATGGACATGGCCATCGCGGCCGGTGCCCCGCTGGTGTCGCTGAACGACGGTGCGGGCGCCCGCATCCAGGAGGGCGTCTCGGCGCTCGCGGGCTACGGCGGCATCTTCCAGCGCAACACCAAGGCGAGCGGGGTCATCCCGCAGATCTCGGTGATGCTGGGCCCGTGCGCGGGCGGCGCCGCCTACAGCCCGGCCCTCACCGACTTCGTGTTCATGGTCCGCGACACCTCGCAGATGTTCATCACCGGCCCGGACGTCGTCAAGGCGGTCACCGGTGAGGAGATCACGCAGAACGGCCTGGGCGGCGCGGACGTGCACGCCGAGACGTCCGGCGTCTGCCACTTCGCCTACGACGACGAAGAGACCTGCATCGCGGAGGTCCGCTACCTCCTGTCCCTGCTGCCGCAGAACAACCGCGAGAACCCGCCCCGCTCCGAGTCGACGGACCCCGCCGACCGCCGCAGCGACGTCCTCCTGGACCTGGTCCCGGCGGACGGCAACCGGCCGTACGACATGGCCAAGGTCATCGAGGAGATCGTCGACGACGGCGACTACCTGGAGGTCCACGAGCGCTGGGCGCGGAACATCATCTGCGCGCTGGGCCGGATGGACGGCCAGGTCGTCGGCATCATCGCCAACCAGCCCCAGGTGCTCGCCGGTGTCCTGGACATCGAGGCCTCCGAGAAGGCGGCCCGCTTCGTCCAGATGTGCGACGCCTTCAACATCCCGATCGTCACTCTTCTGGACGTCCCCGGCTTCCTGCCGGGCGTCGACCAGGAGCACGGTGGCATCATCCGGCACGGCGCGAAGCTCCTCTACGCCTACTGCAACGCGACCGTGCCGAGGATCTCGCTGATCCTGCGGAAGGCCTACGGAGGTGCGTACATCGTCATGGACAGCCAGTCCATCGGCGCCGACCTCACCTACGCCTGGCCGACCAACGAGATCGCCGTCATGGGCGCGGAAGGCGCGGCCAACGTCATCTTCCGCCGCCAGATCGCCGACGCCGAGGACCCCGAGGCCATGCGGGCCCGCATGGTCAAGGAGTACAAGTCCGAGCTGATGCACCCCTACTACGCGGCCGAGCGCGGCCTGGTCGACGACGTCATCGACCCCGCGGAAACCCGCGAGGTGCTGATCAAGTCCCTCGCGATGCTCCAGACCAAGCACGCCGACCTGCCCTCCCGCAAACACGGCAACCCTCCGCAGTAA
- a CDS encoding acyl-CoA carboxylase subunit epsilon, translating into MDIPDIRVEKGHAEPEEVAAITAILLARAAARPTDPTPTHRGRVKAGWRRLEREPGFRAPHSWR; encoded by the coding sequence ATGGACATTCCTGATATCCGCGTCGAGAAGGGCCACGCCGAGCCCGAGGAAGTCGCCGCCATCACAGCGATCCTCCTGGCCCGCGCCGCCGCCCGCCCCACGGACCCGACCCCGACCCACCGCGGCCGCGTGAAGGCCGGATGGCGCCGCCTGGAGCGCGAGCCGGGCTTCCGCGCCCCGCACAGCTGGCGCTGA
- a CDS encoding GTP-binding protein: MDFASSSGGPSRSTTSAKIVVAGGFGVGKTTFVGAVSEINPLRTEAVMTSASAGIDDLTHPGDKTTTTVAMDFGRITLDQDLILYLFGTPGQDRFWFMWDDLVRGAIGAIVLVDTRRLADCFPAVDYFENSGLPFVIALNGFDGQQPYTPDEVREALQIGPDTPIITTDARHRADAKSALITLVEHALMARLR, encoded by the coding sequence GTGGACTTCGCAAGCTCTAGCGGAGGGCCTTCCCGCTCCACCACGTCCGCGAAGATCGTGGTGGCTGGCGGCTTCGGCGTGGGCAAGACCACGTTCGTCGGCGCCGTCTCGGAGATCAATCCGCTGCGCACAGAGGCCGTCATGACGTCCGCTTCGGCGGGCATCGACGACCTCACCCACCCCGGGGACAAGACGACCACGACGGTCGCCATGGACTTCGGCCGTATCACCCTGGACCAGGACCTGATCCTGTACCTCTTCGGTACGCCGGGCCAGGACCGCTTCTGGTTCATGTGGGACGACCTGGTGCGCGGCGCCATCGGCGCGATCGTGCTGGTCGACACGAGGCGGCTCGCCGACTGCTTCCCCGCGGTCGACTACTTCGAGAACAGCGGCCTGCCCTTCGTCATCGCCCTCAACGGCTTCGACGGCCAGCAGCCGTACACGCCCGACGAGGTCCGGGAAGCACTCCAGATCGGTCCTGACACCCCGATCATCACGACGGACGCCCGCCACCGGGCCGACGCGAAGTCGGCGCTGATCACGCTGGTCGAGCACGCCCTGATGGCACGGCTGCGTTAG
- a CDS encoding DUF742 domain-containing protein, with product MATPPGGSSSGNWSYGPAQSQGDGGQNPNRYNFPSAPSHRQPYAPQGPGPSPYDQPPAPRIQPVQPQRRTPEPAPGGASNNHNPLVRPYAMTGGRTRPRYQLAIEALVHTTAQPHQMQGQLPEHQRICNLCREIKSVAEISALLTIPLGVARILVADLAEAGLVAIHQPGGDENAGGQPDVTLLERVLSGLRKL from the coding sequence GTGGCAACACCCCCAGGCGGTTCGTCTTCGGGCAACTGGTCGTACGGCCCTGCCCAGAGCCAGGGCGACGGTGGGCAGAACCCGAACCGTTACAACTTCCCCTCCGCACCGAGCCACCGGCAGCCGTACGCGCCACAGGGCCCCGGCCCGTCGCCGTACGACCAGCCACCGGCCCCGCGCATCCAGCCCGTGCAGCCGCAGCGCCGCACCCCCGAGCCGGCGCCCGGCGGGGCGTCGAACAATCACAACCCGTTGGTGCGTCCGTACGCCATGACCGGTGGCCGGACCCGCCCGCGTTACCAGCTCGCCATCGAGGCGCTGGTGCACACCACCGCGCAGCCGCACCAGATGCAGGGCCAGTTGCCCGAGCATCAGCGGATCTGCAACCTCTGCCGGGAAATCAAGTCGGTCGCCGAGATCTCGGCGCTCCTCACGATCCCTCTCGGCGTGGCCAGGATCCTCGTCGCCGACTTGGCGGAGGCGGGACTGGTCGCCATCCATCAGCCCGGCGGCGACGAGAACGCCGGCGGCCAGCCAGACGTGACACTGCTCGAAAGGGTGCTCAGTGGACTTCGCAAGCTCTAG
- a CDS encoding roadblock/LC7 domain-containing protein, whose translation MSQAAQNLNWLITNFVDNTPGVSHTVVVSADGLLLAMSEGFPRDRADQLAAVASGLTSLTAGASRIFEGGSVNQTVVEMERGFLFIMSISDGSSLAVLAHPEADIGLIGYEMALLVDRAGTVLTPDLRAELQGSLLN comes from the coding sequence ATGAGCCAGGCGGCACAGAACCTGAACTGGTTGATCACCAACTTCGTGGACAACACCCCGGGGGTGTCCCACACGGTGGTGGTCTCCGCCGACGGACTCCTTCTGGCGATGTCCGAAGGCTTCCCCCGCGACCGCGCCGACCAGCTCGCGGCCGTCGCCTCCGGTCTGACGTCTCTGACGGCAGGCGCCTCCCGGATCTTCGAGGGTGGAAGCGTCAATCAGACGGTTGTGGAGATGGAGCGGGGATTCCTCTTCATCATGTCCATCTCCGACGGCTCGTCGCTCGCAGTTCTCGCACATCCGGAGGCGGACATCGGCCTCATCGGATACGAGATGGCGCTGCTGGTTGACCGAGCCGGTACGGTCCTGACACCGGACCTTCGTGCAGAGCTCCAGGGGAGCCTGCTCAACTAA
- a CDS encoding sensor histidine kinase produces MRRSKNSPEPSARGNFTPPPRTAAPAPVPGSEPSAAPAQSGGRLSPRNWRVATRLNAILLIPVLVGLVMGGFQVKSSIDTWQEAEDAENTARLVRASLLYANALYNERDTSAAPLLKGSAQTAQDKATVTQVRKATDEAADAFDTAAQSMPDKPGLERRLDLFRKAEPKLQTLRQVAYTSKLKGVQTEEGYVEIAHPLTEFANELGLGTGNITSYGRTVYAIELTKAALSLQRSIGMHILTKPGPDDGNLASQRIALSSYAYLERIAVQEYIGGGTEQDAAKLEAAEAKLKTDGAAMAREAKAKNPDYVAPPSKPETMVSAVATLQTTDPSARAALAEKGITAENWWAVNTLKFNAYEKIETDLADKAVSEASDIADGAQRDAYITGAAVVVALLLAFILAGAVARQMSRSMRQLRNAAFGIAEQRLPMLVDQLSRTDPGRVDTRVQAIPITTTDEIGEVARAFDQVHREAVRLAAEQALLRGNINAIFTNLSRRNQSLIEGQLTLITDLENNEADPDQLENLFKLDHLATRMRRNGENLLVLAGEEPGRRWDQPVPLVDVLRAASSEVEQYERIELSGVPEAEIHGRAVTDLVHLLAELLENATTFSSPQTKVRVTATRLPDGRVMIEIHDKGIGLTAEDFADINHKLANPPTVDAAISQRMGLFVVGRLSDRHGIRVQLRPSGEQAGTTSLVMLPDAITHGGGGEQHVDRDEFTVSQIIPEQNFGGGENFNQQPMRTAAELGFDDSRYSDVPDDIRELDPVGRSLMREERRAALEAQSHQQPALPGQNAQEQGETSGYAEEFHGQQGYDTGQAYDTGQTGYPEQPGAYDRQATYEEQQAPYEEQRQTAYEEPQRAAYDEQYYAPNGGLPQNDTFSPNGGYPEPSSYAEPAQEEPSAPGAGGSGGFAAFEQRRYQDDWPQQDGYQNGYPSQYPSQAQETESAQAADASEQDRVGFDRPGPAHSAAPSLTDAGLPRRGSAASGANGAGGARHASQEPPASTPESNGDSDWRSANDERWQQASQLRKPKAGGVTSSGLPRRVPKANLIEGSAESTPQGGPQVSRAPEDVRGRLSNLRRGVQRGRNAGSETNGQGFGPDSTYNQER; encoded by the coding sequence GTGAGGCGAAGCAAGAACAGTCCCGAGCCGTCGGCCCGGGGCAACTTCACCCCGCCGCCGCGCACAGCGGCGCCCGCCCCCGTGCCCGGTTCGGAGCCATCGGCCGCGCCCGCCCAGAGCGGCGGCCGTCTCTCCCCGCGCAACTGGCGCGTGGCGACCAGACTCAACGCGATCCTGCTCATACCCGTGCTGGTCGGCCTCGTCATGGGCGGCTTCCAGGTCAAGAGCTCGATCGACACCTGGCAGGAGGCCGAGGACGCGGAGAACACCGCGCGTCTGGTGCGGGCCTCCCTGCTGTACGCCAACGCCCTCTACAACGAGCGCGACACCTCCGCGGCGCCCCTGCTGAAGGGCAGCGCCCAGACCGCCCAGGACAAGGCGACCGTCACCCAGGTCCGCAAGGCCACCGACGAGGCGGCCGACGCCTTCGACACCGCGGCCCAGAGCATGCCGGACAAGCCCGGCCTGGAGCGCCGTCTGGACCTGTTCCGCAAGGCGGAGCCCAAGCTGCAGACCCTCCGCCAGGTCGCGTACACCTCCAAGCTCAAGGGCGTACAGACCGAAGAGGGCTACGTCGAGATCGCCCACCCGCTGACGGAGTTCGCCAACGAACTGGGCCTCGGCACCGGCAACATCACCAGCTACGGCCGGACCGTGTACGCCATCGAGCTCACCAAGGCGGCCCTGTCGCTCCAGCGCTCCATCGGCATGCACATCCTGACCAAGCCGGGCCCGGACGACGGCAACCTGGCCAGCCAGCGCATCGCCCTGTCCTCGTACGCCTACCTCGAGCGCATCGCCGTGCAGGAGTACATCGGCGGCGGCACCGAACAGGACGCGGCCAAGCTCGAGGCGGCCGAGGCCAAGCTCAAGACCGACGGTGCCGCGATGGCCCGGGAGGCCAAGGCCAAGAACCCGGACTACGTCGCCCCGCCGTCCAAGCCGGAGACGATGGTCTCGGCCGTCGCGACGCTCCAGACCACGGACCCGAGCGCCCGCGCCGCCCTCGCCGAGAAGGGCATCACCGCCGAGAACTGGTGGGCGGTCAACACGCTCAAGTTCAACGCGTACGAGAAGATCGAGACCGACCTGGCCGACAAGGCCGTGAGCGAAGCCTCCGACATCGCCGACGGCGCCCAGCGCGACGCCTACATCACCGGTGCCGCCGTCGTCGTCGCCCTGCTCCTCGCCTTCATCCTGGCCGGCGCGGTGGCTCGCCAGATGAGCCGCTCGATGCGCCAGCTGCGCAACGCCGCCTTCGGCATCGCCGAGCAGCGCCTGCCGATGCTGGTCGACCAGCTCTCGCGCACCGACCCCGGCCGCGTCGACACCCGTGTCCAGGCCATCCCGATCACCACCACCGACGAGATCGGCGAGGTCGCCCGCGCCTTCGACCAGGTGCACCGCGAGGCCGTCCGGCTGGCCGCCGAGCAGGCCCTGCTGCGGGGCAACATCAACGCGATCTTCACCAACCTCTCGCGCCGCAACCAGTCGCTGATCGAGGGCCAGCTGACCCTGATCACCGACCTGGAGAACAACGAGGCCGACCCGGACCAGCTGGAGAACCTCTTCAAGCTGGACCACCTCGCGACCCGTATGCGCCGCAACGGCGAGAACCTCCTCGTCCTCGCCGGCGAGGAGCCCGGCCGTCGCTGGGACCAGCCGGTGCCGCTGGTCGACGTGCTGCGCGCCGCCTCCTCCGAGGTGGAGCAGTACGAGCGCATCGAGCTGTCCGGTGTCCCCGAGGCCGAGATCCACGGCCGGGCCGTGACCGACCTCGTGCACCTGCTGGCCGAGCTGCTGGAGAACGCGACGACGTTCTCCTCCCCGCAGACCAAGGTCCGCGTCACCGCGACCCGTCTCCCCGACGGCCGCGTGATGATCGAGATCCACGACAAGGGCATCGGCCTGACCGCCGAGGACTTCGCGGACATCAACCACAAGCTGGCCAACCCGCCGACCGTGGACGCCGCGATCTCGCAGCGCATGGGCCTGTTCGTGGTCGGCCGGCTGTCCGACCGGCACGGCATCCGCGTCCAGCTGCGCCCCTCGGGCGAGCAGGCCGGCACGACCTCACTGGTCATGCTGCCCGACGCGATCACCCACGGCGGTGGCGGCGAGCAACACGTGGACCGCGACGAGTTCACCGTCTCGCAGATCATCCCGGAGCAGAACTTCGGCGGCGGCGAGAACTTCAACCAGCAGCCCATGCGCACGGCGGCGGAGCTCGGCTTCGACGACAGCCGCTACTCCGACGTCCCCGACGACATACGCGAGCTGGACCCCGTCGGCCGCTCCCTGATGCGCGAGGAGCGCCGGGCGGCCCTGGAGGCCCAGTCGCACCAGCAGCCCGCCCTGCCCGGCCAGAACGCCCAGGAGCAGGGCGAGACCTCCGGCTACGCCGAGGAGTTCCACGGGCAGCAGGGCTACGACACCGGCCAGGCCTACGACACCGGGCAGACCGGCTACCCGGAGCAGCCCGGCGCGTACGACCGTCAGGCGACGTACGAGGAGCAGCAGGCACCGTACGAGGAGCAGCGGCAGACGGCGTACGAGGAGCCGCAGCGGGCCGCGTACGACGAGCAGTACTACGCGCCGAACGGCGGTCTGCCGCAGAACGACACCTTCTCGCCGAACGGCGGCTACCCGGAGCCCTCCTCCTATGCGGAGCCGGCCCAGGAGGAGCCCTCGGCGCCGGGTGCGGGCGGGTCCGGCGGCTTCGCCGCCTTCGAGCAGCGGCGCTACCAGGACGACTGGCCCCAGCAGGACGGTTACCAGAACGGCTACCCGAGCCAGTACCCTTCTCAGGCCCAGGAAACGGAATCTGCGCAGGCCGCTGACGCGAGTGAGCAGGACCGCGTAGGCTTCGACCGTCCGGGACCGGCCCACTCCGCCGCACCCTCGCTGACCGACGCCGGGCTTCCCCGCCGCGGGTCCGCCGCGAGCGGTGCGAACGGTGCGGGCGGCGCCCGGCACGCGAGCCAGGAGCCTCCGGCCTCCACCCCGGAGAGCAACGGCGACAGCGACTGGCGCTCGGCGAACGACGAGCGGTGGCAGCAGGCCTCGCAGCTCCGGAAGCCCAAGGCGGGCGGGGTCACCTCCTCCGGCCTGCCGAGGCGGGTGCCCAAGGCCAACCTGATCGAGGGTTCCGCCGAGAGCACTCCCCAGGGGGGCCCACAGGTCTCCCGCGCCCCGGAGGACGTCCGGGGCAGGCTGAGCAACCTGCGTCGCGGCGTACAGCGCGGCCGCAACGCAGGCAGTGAAACGAACGGCCAGGGCTTCGGTCCTGACAGCACCTACAACCAGGAGCGTTAG
- a CDS encoding GTP-binding protein — translation MDFASSDAGRSTTSAKIVVAGGFGVGKTTFVGAVSEINPLRTEAVMTSASAGIDDLTHTGDKTTTTVAMDFGRITLDQDLILYLFGTPGQDRFWFMWDDLVRGAIGAVVLVDTRRLADCFPAVDYFENSGLPFVIALNGFDGQQPYTPDEVREALQIGPDTPIITTDARHRADAKSALITLVEHALMARLR, via the coding sequence GTGGACTTCGCAAGCTCTGACGCGGGTCGTTCCACCACCTCCGCGAAGATCGTGGTGGCGGGCGGCTTCGGCGTGGGCAAGACCACGTTCGTCGGCGCCGTCTCGGAGATCAACCCGCTGCGCACGGAGGCCGTGATGACCTCCGCCAGCGCGGGCATCGACGACCTCACGCACACCGGGGACAAGACCACCACCACGGTGGCCATGGACTTCGGCCGTATCACCCTGGACCAGGACCTGATCCTGTACCTCTTCGGTACGCCGGGCCAGGACCGCTTCTGGTTCATGTGGGACGACCTGGTGCGCGGCGCGATCGGTGCCGTCGTCCTGGTGGACACCCGTCGTCTCGCCGACTGCTTCCCCGCGGTCGACTACTTCGAGAACAGCGGCCTGCCGTTCGTCATCGCCCTCAACGGCTTCGACGGCCAGCAGCCCTACACCCCCGACGAGGTGCGGGAAGCTCTCCAGATCGGTCCTGACACCCCGATCATCACGACGGACGCCCGGCACCGGGCCGACGCGAAGAGCGCGCTCATCACGCTGGTCGAGCACGCCCTGATGGCACGGCTGAGGTAG